One genomic window of Geodermatophilus sp. DSM 44513 includes the following:
- a CDS encoding EAL domain-containing protein, producing MLTSGGVTPAGGARAARLKRPTGAAETDGDVLSDGRPAVDDAPAGPAARGLWIAGLSAVLAAVLVAAHLAVPHLAAGDREQLLVEVLLSGTAAAVAAACAARRVRRTEADLATLAFSDVLTGLANRALFTDRLELALRRTARSGGEVAVVFLDLDGFKAVNDSLGHASGDRLIREVGGLLQSAVRTEDTLARLGGDEFAILVERSPGVEEAIRIAERVLAALAVPVELGGQRVTVSASIGIATGDVTATASSLLRDADAAMYWAKGAGRGRFVVFNPQMRSAAAERRQLEADLWVALAADQFRLVYQPVVDLRTERVTGFEALLRWHHPVLGVVLPERFLPVAEEIGLVPDIGRWVIARACASAAAWRRDHPAAADLSMAVNVSPSQLGSPGLLDDVRTALSASGLPASALVLELTESVLVRDPALAAERLHELRGLGVRVALDDFGTGYSSLSHLRQFAVDILKIDRSFVSTIDDAETMPAILRGLIDLGHTLDLEIVAEGIEQERQRSRLRDGRVALAQGYLFAAPLEHTDAELLLLDRAGTATEGTGTVAPA from the coding sequence GTGCTGACGAGCGGGGGGGTCACCCCTGCGGGTGGGGCCCGCGCGGCGCGGCTCAAGCGGCCGACCGGAGCCGCCGAGACCGACGGGGACGTGCTCTCCGACGGAAGGCCAGCAGTGGACGACGCACCGGCAGGGCCCGCGGCCCGCGGCCTGTGGATCGCGGGGCTCTCCGCGGTCCTGGCGGCGGTGCTCGTCGCCGCCCACCTGGCCGTGCCCCACCTCGCGGCCGGCGACCGCGAGCAGCTGCTCGTGGAGGTGCTGCTCAGCGGCACCGCGGCCGCCGTCGCCGCCGCGTGCGCCGCCCGCCGGGTGCGGCGCACCGAGGCCGACCTCGCCACGCTCGCCTTCTCCGACGTGCTCACCGGGCTGGCCAACCGGGCGCTGTTCACCGACCGGCTGGAGCTCGCGCTGCGCCGCACCGCCCGCAGCGGCGGCGAGGTGGCGGTCGTCTTCCTCGACCTCGACGGCTTCAAGGCCGTCAACGACAGCCTCGGGCACGCCTCGGGGGACCGGCTCATCCGCGAGGTGGGCGGGCTGCTGCAGTCCGCCGTCCGCACCGAGGACACCCTCGCCCGGCTCGGCGGCGACGAGTTCGCCATCCTCGTGGAGCGCTCACCGGGCGTCGAGGAGGCCATCCGCATCGCCGAGCGAGTGCTGGCCGCGCTCGCCGTGCCGGTCGAGTTGGGCGGGCAGCGGGTCACCGTCTCGGCCAGCATCGGCATCGCCACCGGGGACGTGACGGCCACGGCCTCCTCCCTGCTGCGCGACGCCGACGCCGCCATGTACTGGGCCAAGGGCGCCGGCCGTGGCCGCTTCGTGGTGTTCAACCCGCAGATGCGCTCGGCCGCCGCGGAGCGCCGGCAGCTGGAGGCCGACCTGTGGGTGGCGCTGGCCGCCGACCAGTTCCGGCTGGTCTACCAACCGGTCGTGGACCTGCGCACCGAGCGGGTCACCGGCTTCGAGGCGCTGCTGCGCTGGCACCACCCGGTCCTCGGCGTCGTGCTGCCGGAGCGGTTCCTGCCGGTCGCGGAGGAGATCGGGCTGGTCCCCGACATCGGCCGGTGGGTCATCGCCCGCGCGTGCGCGTCCGCGGCCGCCTGGCGCCGCGACCACCCCGCCGCGGCCGACCTGTCGATGGCGGTCAACGTCTCGCCGTCCCAGCTCGGCTCGCCGGGCCTGCTCGACGACGTCCGGACGGCGCTGTCCGCCAGCGGGCTGCCGGCGTCGGCACTGGTCCTGGAGCTGACCGAGTCGGTGCTGGTGCGCGACCCGGCGCTGGCCGCCGAGCGGCTGCACGAACTCCGCGGCCTGGGCGTGCGGGTGGCCCTCGACGACTTCGGCACCGGCTACTCCTCGCTGTCGCACCTGCGCCAGTTCGCCGTCGACATCCTCAAGATCGACCGTTCCTTCGTGAGCACCATCGACGACGCCGAGACGATGCCGGCCATCCTGCGCGGGCTGATCGACCTCGGGCACACCCTCGACCTGGAGATCGTCGCCGAGGGCATCGAGCAGGAGCGTCAGCGCAGCCGGCTGCGCGACGGGCGGGTCGCCCTCGCGCAGGGCTACCTGTTCGCTGCACCCCTGGAGCACACCGACGCCGAGCTGCTGCTGCTCGACCGGGCCGGCACGGCCACCGAGGGCACCGGCACCGTCGCCCCGGCCTGA
- a CDS encoding tripartite tricarboxylate transporter substrate binding protein: protein MPRPARTLAVLTVLGLLTACAEQGGGGDGGTAAAPADYPTREIRLLVPYAAGGPTDLTARAYGASLEEQLGQPVVVENLPGGSGAIATQELIAAEPDGYTLSLVTAGTMVLTPLANEVGYTKDDITPIGVMSEVPSVLAVGADSEFATVEDFVAAAEQRPGELTVAVPGASTPQGIELQRLAGDYGVEVTPVPFDGNAEMTTALLGGNVDAVLINASSDVTENIDAGQFRPLAVSSEERLPWLPDTPTLAEAGFPELTLSGSTFGLAGPAGLPEEVVTVLEDALRTAHDDPAVVQQVGEEYITGEFRGADELQEVLDRTQEVYEPLLGG from the coding sequence ATGCCCCGTCCCGCCCGCACCCTCGCCGTCCTCACCGTGCTCGGCCTGCTCACCGCCTGCGCGGAACAGGGCGGTGGTGGGGACGGCGGGACGGCCGCGGCCCCGGCCGACTACCCGACCCGGGAGATCCGGCTGCTCGTGCCCTACGCCGCCGGCGGCCCGACCGACCTGACCGCCCGCGCCTACGGCGCCTCCCTGGAGGAGCAGCTGGGCCAGCCCGTCGTGGTGGAGAACCTGCCCGGTGGGTCGGGGGCCATCGCCACCCAGGAGCTCATCGCGGCCGAGCCGGACGGGTACACCCTGTCGCTGGTGACCGCCGGGACGATGGTGCTCACCCCGCTGGCCAACGAGGTCGGCTACACCAAGGACGACATCACGCCGATCGGGGTCATGTCCGAGGTGCCGTCGGTGCTCGCGGTCGGCGCGGACTCCGAGTTCGCCACGGTCGAGGACTTCGTGGCCGCCGCCGAGCAGCGGCCGGGCGAGCTCACCGTCGCCGTACCGGGCGCCTCCACCCCGCAGGGCATCGAGCTGCAGCGGCTGGCGGGGGACTACGGCGTCGAGGTCACCCCGGTGCCCTTCGACGGCAACGCGGAGATGACCACGGCGCTGCTCGGCGGCAACGTCGACGCCGTCCTCATCAACGCCTCCTCCGACGTCACCGAGAACATCGACGCCGGGCAGTTCCGGCCGCTGGCGGTGTCCAGCGAGGAGCGGCTGCCCTGGCTGCCGGACACGCCCACGCTGGCCGAGGCCGGGTTCCCCGAGCTCACCCTGTCCGGGTCCACCTTCGGGCTGGCCGGCCCGGCGGGCCTGCCCGAGGAGGTGGTCACCGTGCTGGAGGACGCGCTGCGCACCGCCCACGACGACCCGGCCGTCGTCCAGCAGGTCGGGGAGGAGTACATCACCGGGGAGTTCCGCGGCGCCGACGAGCTGCAGGAGGTCCTCGACCGCACGCAGGAGGTGTACGAGCCGCTGCTCGGCGGATGA
- a CDS encoding 3-oxoacid CoA-transferase subunit A: MIDKRVATLADAVAGIADGATVLVGGFGNSGVPVELVHALLEQGARDLTVVTNNAGSGESDVAALIRERRVRRIICSYPRSAGSVWFEQFWRAGEIELELVPQGTLSERMRAAGAGLGGFFTPTGADSLLAEGKEVRVLDGRRQVFERPLPADVALVKADRADRWGNLVYRTAARNFGPTMATAAALTVVQVREFVELGALDPEAVVTPGIFVDRVVRVAP, translated from the coding sequence GTGATCGACAAGCGGGTGGCCACCCTGGCCGATGCGGTCGCCGGCATCGCCGACGGCGCCACCGTGCTGGTCGGGGGGTTCGGCAACTCCGGCGTCCCGGTGGAGCTGGTGCACGCGCTGCTGGAGCAGGGCGCCCGCGACCTCACCGTGGTGACCAACAACGCCGGCAGCGGGGAGAGCGACGTCGCGGCGCTGATCCGCGAGCGGCGGGTGCGCCGGATCATCTGCTCCTACCCGCGCTCGGCCGGATCGGTGTGGTTCGAGCAGTTCTGGCGGGCCGGGGAGATCGAGCTCGAGCTGGTGCCGCAGGGCACGCTCAGCGAGCGGATGCGCGCGGCCGGGGCGGGCCTGGGCGGCTTCTTCACCCCGACCGGTGCGGACTCGCTGCTCGCCGAGGGCAAGGAGGTGCGCGTGCTCGACGGCCGCCGGCAGGTGTTCGAGCGGCCGCTGCCCGCCGACGTGGCGCTCGTCAAGGCCGACCGCGCCGACCGCTGGGGCAACCTCGTGTACCGCACCGCGGCGCGCAACTTCGGCCCGACGATGGCCACGGCGGCGGCGCTCACCGTGGTGCAGGTGCGGGAGTTCGTCGAGCTGGGCGCGCTGGACCCCGAGGCCGTGGTGACGCCGGGCATCTTCGTCGACCGCGTCGTGCGGGTGGCCCCGTGA
- a CDS encoding 3-oxoacid CoA-transferase subunit B — protein MSGLSPVEVARRVARDIPDGSYVNLGIGMPTLVADVVGPDKEIVYHSENGVLGMGPAPAPGEEDWELINAGKQPVTLLPGGAFCHHTDAFVMMRGGHIDVSVLGAFQVAENGDLANWATDEAALPPAVGGAMDLAVGARRVLVVTTHTTRDGRPKLLDRCTYPLTAAAVVDRVYTDLAVLDVGPAGFVVREVAPGVTPEALQAVTGARLTFATDLTVVRPD, from the coding sequence GTGAGCGGGCTGTCGCCGGTCGAGGTGGCCCGCCGGGTGGCTCGCGACATCCCCGACGGCTCCTACGTCAACCTGGGGATCGGCATGCCGACCCTGGTGGCCGACGTGGTGGGCCCGGACAAGGAGATCGTCTACCACAGCGAGAACGGCGTCCTCGGGATGGGACCGGCCCCGGCCCCCGGCGAGGAGGACTGGGAGCTGATCAACGCCGGCAAGCAGCCGGTGACCCTGCTGCCCGGCGGGGCGTTCTGCCACCACACCGACGCCTTCGTGATGATGCGCGGCGGGCACATCGACGTGTCCGTGCTGGGCGCCTTCCAGGTGGCCGAGAACGGCGACCTGGCCAACTGGGCGACCGACGAGGCCGCGCTGCCCCCCGCCGTGGGCGGGGCGATGGACCTGGCCGTCGGCGCCCGGCGGGTGCTCGTCGTGACCACGCACACCACCCGCGACGGCCGCCCGAAGCTGCTGGACCGCTGCACCTACCCGCTCACCGCCGCGGCCGTCGTCGACCGGGTCTACACCGACCTCGCCGTCCTCGACGTCGGTCCCGCGGGGTTCGTCGTCCGGGAGGTCGCTCCCGGGGTCACCCCCGAGGCGCTGCAGGCGGTCACCGGCGCCCGGCTGACCTTCGCGACCGACCTGACCGTCGTCCGGCCCGACTGA